A window of Geothrix edaphica genomic DNA:
CGACGGCGACCTGGATGCGGTCCGGTCCCATCCCCGCTTCCGGGAACTATTGGCAAGACTAGAGGGTCGATCCCGACCCTCACTTGCTCCGTGACAGCAAAGCCTCCGGAATGTCACGCAACAGGGCCCCGGTGTCGGCATCGCCGGCCACGGCCGCAAGCTGGGCCACGGCATTCTGGGAGGCCCTGTGGGCCAATCCGCGGGTTTCCGAGAGGGCGTCGTGCCGGGCGATGAGGGCGCGGAGCCGGGCCTCCTCGTCCGATGGGATGGGCACTTCCTCGCCCCGGTCCCAGATGGTGCGGATGAGGGTTCGGGCCTCATCCGGAGCCCTCTCCAGCAGGGTGAGCATGGGCAGGGTGAGCTTGCCCTCCCGCAGGTCGCTGAAGGCCGGCTTGCCCAGCTGCTCGCTGGTGGCGGTGTAGTCCAGCAGGTCATCCACCAGCTGGAAGGCGCGCCCCACCTCAAGGCCGTACTCGCGCATGGCCGTGCACTCGGCCAAGCTCCGGCCGGTGAGCACGGCGCCGGTCTCGGTACAGCCACTGAACAGGAGCGCGGTCTTCCGTTCCTGGATGTCGAAGTAGTCCTTGCGGCTGGTGTCCAGCTTGAAGAGGACGTCGTTCTGGATGAGCT
This region includes:
- a CDS encoding polyprenyl synthetase family protein; amino-acid sequence: MSRLDLSRYFLPIAPKLAGVEAELQRILQSDVEVVQKLADHVRGGQGKRLRPALVMLSSRFCGVPNDEDVRFGAVFELIHTATLVHDDVIDHAQLRRGMPTLNRLWGNTLTVLFGDLLYLVAMNEAIAGRSWRMMEIFAEVTTRMIEGELIQNDVLFKLDTSRKDYFDIQERKTALLFSGCTETGAVLTGRSLAECTAMREYGLEVGRAFQLVDDLLDYTATSEQLGKPAFSDLREGKLTLPMLTLLERAPDEARTLIRTIWDRGEEVPIPSDEEARLRALIARHDALSETRGLAHRASQNAVAQLAAVAGDADTGALLRDIPEALLSRSK